The genomic window CCCGACTCGCCGAGGCGCTCAAGGGTGGCGGCACGGCAGAGGCCACGTTGCTCTCGGCCGGTCCGGTCACGATTCACCTGCGCAGCACGGTCACGGAGGATCGGGCACAACTGGGTGAATTGGCCGATGCCTTCCGCGGCGCGGAGAAGGCGCAGGCGATGCTGATGCTGGTCAACCCGACCTTGCCCGCCGCGATCACGCTGGCGGTGTCGGATGACCTCATCGCCGCCGGCAAGGATGCCAACGCCGCGATGAAGCTCCTCACCGGCGCGTTTGGTGGGCGCGGTGGCGGGCGGCCGACCTTCGCGAGCGGCTCGCTCGGCGTCGACAACGTCGAGGCCGTGGTCGTTGATCGCATCGTGCCGTTGGTGGCGGAGTGGATCGGCGCGTGAGTGATACCTCGGCGGCCTGGTTCGCCGCGCGGACCGAGGGCGCACCGGCGCGGCTCGTGGCAGCGAGCGCCGGATGGTTGCACGGGAGTGCGGGGGCGACCGTGGGCGATCGGCTCACCGACGCCGGACACCGCGCACTCGGCGCGGCCATCGCGGCCGGGGCCACGCGGGACGCGGCGCTCGACCTGCTGGCGGCCGATGCCCTCATCACCTTGGCGCTGCTGGCCGGGGCCGAGGACGACCCGATGGCGCTGCGGGAACGCGCCGTCGCCATCCGGGCGGCGGTGACATCGGCATGATCGACCTCCACTCGCATGTCCTCCCTGGCGTCGACGACGGATCACGAAGCGTCGAGCAGTCGGTGCGCGTCCTCCGCACCTTCGCGATGAAGGGCATCACCGACGTCGCCTGCACGCCGCACCTCCTCTCGTCGCAGCTCGCCGCCGGCTTTCCGCCCGCCTACGATGCTGCATGGGCGGCGCTCACGGCAGTGGCCCCGCCCGAGGTCCGCCTGCACCGCGGCGCCGAGGTGATGCTGGACCGTCCGGTGCCGGCTGCGGCGGCGGAGCGGGTGGTGACCATCCGGAACTCGCGTTACCTGCTGGTGGAGTTTCCGCGGATGGTCCCGGCGGAGATCGTCGGGCGCGCCCTGTACGAGGTGATTCAGCTCGGGCTGGTGCCGATCCTCGCGCACCCGGAGCGCTACACGTCGTGCACCGTGCCGAGTGTGCGCGCCTGGCGCGAACTCGGCGCCGTGATGCAGGTCGACGCGACCACGCTGACGCTGCCGCGGAGTCGGGGAGACCGCGCGCGCGACATCGTCCGGCACGGGCTGGCCGACATTCTCGCGGCCGACAATCACGGCGACGAACGCAATGTGGCCACCGCGCTGGAGTGGCTGGGCGAGCATGAGGGCGCCGAGCAGGCGTTGCTCCTGCTCGATGCCAATCCGCGCGCCATTCTCGATGACCAGGCGACCTACGAGGTGGATCCGCTCCCCGTGCGCGATTCCCTCTGGCGCAAGATGCAGCGGATGTTCGCCTCCGATGAGTGACGCCTCCCGGATCAGCGCCGGCCTCCGCGAGCTCGCCCTCCTCACCGAGCTCGTGGCCGCCCACCCCGATGGTCTCGACGCCATCGTCGCGGCGATGCGTCGCTGCCTGGCCGAGGGCGGCACGCTTTTCTTCGCGGGCAATGGCGGTTCCGCCGCCGACGCGCAGCACCTCGCGGCGGAATACGTCGTGAAGTATCACGCGACCCAGCGGAAGGCGTTGCGCGCCCTGGCGCTCACCACCGACACGTCGATCCTCACCGCGTCCGCCAACGACCTCGGCGCCGATGCGCTCTTCGCGCGGCAACTCGAGGCGCTTGCCCGACCCGGCGACGTGCTGGTGCTGCACAGCACGTCGGGGAATTCGCCCAACTGCCTCGTGGCGGCACGGCGGGCCCGCGAGCTGCAGGTCACGACCGTGGCGATGCTCGGCGGCGACGGTGGGGCGCTGCTTGGGTTGGTGGATCATGCGTTCGTGGTTCCGGACCGCCGCGTGAACCACGTGCAAGAGGTACACCTCGCCGTGCAGCACCAGATCGCCGCCATTCTGACGACCGAATTCGGCGGATGATCTCGCTGCAGGGGAAGCGCATCCTGGTGACCGGTGGCTCGCGAGGGATCGGGCGTGCCACGGCGTTGCTCTGTGCCAAGGCCGGGGCCGACGTTGGCATCACCTACCACACCCGTCGAGCCGACGCCGATGCGGTGGCCAAGGCGGTGCGGGCGATGGGACGCCGGGCGTATGTGGGCGGCGGCGACCTCGGCGATCCGAAGCGCGTGGCGCAGTGCTTCGCCGAAGTGCAGGCCGCCTTCGGCGGGCTGGATGGCTTCGTGGCGAACCACGGCATCTGGCCGGCGGCCGAGACGCCTCTTTCCGCGATGGCGCCGGAGCGGTGGCGCGAGACACTGCGTGTCAATCTCGATTCTCTCTTCCTCACCACGCGCGCCGCCATCGGCTTGATGCGGGGCAGCGGGCGCATCGTGATGATTGCCTCGACGGCGGGGCAGCGCGGCGAAGCGTTCCACGCCGACTACGCCGCGTCGAAGGGGGCGATGATCGCCCTGGTAAAGTCCCTCGCGATTGAATGCGCGCCGGGGGTTGCCGTCAACGCGGTCGCGCCGGGGTGGGTCGACACCGAGATGACCACCACCGCGCTCGGCGATCCGCAGGCGCGCGACGCCATCGCGGCGACGATTCCGGTGGGCCGCGTGGCCACTGCCGACGACATCGCCGGGCCCGTGCTCTTTCTGCTCTCCGATCTCGCCCGGCATCTGACCGGCGAGATCCTCAACGTGAACGGCGGCAGCGTACTCTGCGGCTGATGTCGGAGGCGTCCA from Gemmatimonadota bacterium includes these protein-coding regions:
- a CDS encoding SIS domain-containing protein, whose translation is MSDASRISAGLRELALLTELVAAHPDGLDAIVAAMRRCLAEGGTLFFAGNGGSAADAQHLAAEYVVKYHATQRKALRALALTTDTSILTASANDLGADALFARQLEALARPGDVLVLHSTSGNSPNCLVAARRARELQVTTVAMLGGDGGALLGLVDHAFVVPDRRVNHVQEVHLAVQHQIAAILTTEFGG
- a CDS encoding SDR family oxidoreductase, whose amino-acid sequence is MISLQGKRILVTGGSRGIGRATALLCAKAGADVGITYHTRRADADAVAKAVRAMGRRAYVGGGDLGDPKRVAQCFAEVQAAFGGLDGFVANHGIWPAAETPLSAMAPERWRETLRVNLDSLFLTTRAAIGLMRGSGRIVMIASTAGQRGEAFHADYAASKGAMIALVKSLAIECAPGVAVNAVAPGWVDTEMTTTALGDPQARDAIAATIPVGRVATADDIAGPVLFLLSDLARHLTGEILNVNGGSVLCG